The DNA segment CCGGACGGTGCATCGGTCGAGGCCGGCGCACCTACGCCGCGTCCGCGTCAAGATCGTCCGGTCTCGAACGCGCCCGCCCGCCTCAGGACGCTCGACGAGAGCTTCCTCGACCAGATCGTCGACGAGTGGCCTGAGCGCACCGGGCCGGAGCTGGAGATCCCGGACATGCCGATCATCCGCCGGATCAAGCGTGTGCGCGGTCAGCTCGAACCGGCGGCCCTGACCAGTCCGCCGGTCAAGCCGCGTGAGCCGGTCGAGAAGTCATCGGCCAAGGCCCGGCCCGCCGAGACGCCGCGTCCGGCGGGTACGAGCGTGGAGCCGACCGGCGAGGCACCGGCCGCCAAGGTCGATGCGGAATCCGCCGAGGCCAAATCCGGCAAGCGGCGTCGGCGTCGGCGCAAACCGACAGTGGAGGGGCGTTCCGCTCAGACCGAGACGGAGACGGTTTCGGATCAGGCGCCCGAGACCGTGGACTGAGCCGAGGCGGCGAGTCCGGGCAGCAGCGCCGAGAAGTCGCTGATCGCCGGAAACTCGTCGGTTCGGCGCGGCGGTTGTTTGGAGTCGGGTGCCGGCACGGCCAGCAGTTGACTGAAGCCATACGCACGCGCCGCGCGCAGGACATCCAGGTCGTCGTCGACGAAGAGCGTGCGCTCGGGGTCGAACGGCTCGATCGCCTGGAACGCCGGCCAGAACTCGGGCGACTCCTTGGCGATCCCGAGATCGTGCGCCGAGATCACGCGCTCCAGATGACCGGCGAGCGGCGTGCGTTCGAGCTTGAGCGCGAGTGTCTTCTGATGGGCATTGGTGACGAGGACGCGCCGCTTGCCGAGCGCGGCCAGGGCTTCCAGGAAGTCCGGCACATGCGGATGGACCGCGATCAGATGCTCGACCTCGCGCTTGAGCAGCACGATGTCCAGACCCAGCTCGCGGCTCCAGTGATCGACGCAATACCAGTCGAGCGTGCCCGCGATGTCGCGATACCGGGCGTGCAGCTCGGCGCGGGCCGCCTCGAACGACAGGCCGCGCGCCTCACCATAGCGGCGCGGGACGTGTTCGAGCCAGAAGTGATTGTCGAAATGCAGATCGAGCAGGGTGCCGTCCATATCGAGGAAGACAGTGTCGATTTGGGTCCAGTCGATGGGGTCATTGGTCGTGGTCATACGGCATCGGGCTCGAAAGGCGTCAAGTTGTCGCAGATTGTAGACAGGTTTTTCAAAAAATCGGGACGCTTTTCGTGCCACTCCTTGACCCAGACATCGACCCGGCCGTCGAAGCCTTCATCGCCCGCTGGAGCAGCGGCGCCGGCCACGGCGGCAACGAGCGGGCCAATCTCCAGATGTTCATTCTGGAACTCTGCGCGCTACTCGACCTGCCGCCGCCCGATCCGGCCGGGTCCGAGCATAGCGACAACGCCTATGTGTTCGAGCGCAAGCTGATCGAGCGTTTCGCCGATGGCGGTCGGACCACGCGCGCTGTGGATTGCTACCGGCGCGGCTGCTTCATCCTCGAAGGCAAGGACACCGGCAAGCGGACCGGCAGCGGCGGCTGGGACACGGCCATCGTCAAGGCGCGTCAGCAGTCGGAAAATTACATCCGCTGTCTGCCGCCCGACGAAGGCCGTCCGCCCTTCGTCGTCATCGTCGATGTCGGGCGTTCGTTCACGCTCTATGCCGAGTTCAGCCGTTCGGGCGGGCACTATGTCGCCTTCCCGGACGCGCGTCGTCACACCATTCGTCTGGAGCAGTTGCGCGACCCCGAGATCCGGGAGCGTCTGCGGGCGCTCTGGCTCGATCCGCTCAGTCTCGATCCGAGCCGCCGCGCGGGGCAGGTCACGCGCCGGATCGCCGATCGGCTGGCCGGATTGGCCAAGTCGCTGGAGTCCGACGGGCAGGCCGCCGAGCGGGTCGCCGGGTTTCTGATGCGCTGTCTGCTGACCATGTTCGCCGAGGACGTGGGGCTGTTGCCCGAGCGCAGTTTCACCGAGCTGCTCAAGCGGTTGCAGGCCAAGCCCGAGTCTTTCGCGCCGCAGTTGGCGAGTCTGTGGCGGACGATGAACAGCGGCGGGTTTGCGCCGGCGCTCGATGCGGCGCTGCCGCGTTTCAATGGCGGGCTGTTCGCCGAGCCCGAGGTGATCGCGCTGTCGGCGGCGCAGATCGGGCTGTTGATCCAGGCCGCCGAGGCCGATTGGCGCGAGGTCGAGCCGGCGATCTTCGGTACGTTGCTGGAGCGGGCGCTCGATCCGCGCGAGCGGCACAAGCTGGGGGCGCACTATACGCCGCGTGCCTATGTCGAGCGGCTGGTGTTGCCGACGGTGATCGAGCCGTTGCGTGCGGAGTGGGCGGAGGTGCAGGCGGCGGCGCTCAATTATCACGCGCGCGGACGGACGGCGGAGGCGGTGGCGGAGATCCGCGCCTTTCATCATCAGTTGTGCTCGACGCGGATTCTGGATCCGGCGTGCGGGAGCGGGAATTTTCTCTATGTGACCCTGGAGCACATGAAGCGGCTCGAAGGCGAGGTGCTGGAGGTGCTGGGCGGTCTGGTCAAATCCGGGGCGTTCGAGCTGGCGGGGCTGACGGTCGATCCGCATCAGTTTCTGGGGCTGGAGGTCAATCCGCGTGCGGCGCGGATCGCGGAGCTGGTGTTGTGGATCGGCTATCTGCAATGGCATTTCCGCACCTATGGCAATGTCAATCCGCCGGAGCCGGTGTTGCGGGATTTCCACAATATCCGGCATCGGGATGCGTTGATCGACTATGCGGCGGTCGAGCCGGTGTTGGATGCAGATGGCCGGGCGGTGACGCGCTGGGATGGCGTGACGCTGCGGGTCAGTCCGGTGACGGGCGAGGCGATTCCGGACGAGTCGGCGCGGGTGGCGCAGGTGCGGTATGTCGAGCCGCGTCGGGCGGAGTGGCCGGAGGCGGATTTCATCGTCGGCAATCCGCCGTTCATCGGGGCCGCGACCATGCGGCGGGCGCTCGGGGACGGCTATGTGGAGGCGGTGCGCCGGACCTGGCCGGAGGTGCCGGAATCGGCGGATTTCGTCATGTACTGGTGGCATATCGCGGCGGAGACGGTGCGGGCGGGACGGGCGAAGGGTTTTGGGTTCATCACGACCAATTCGATTCGGCAGACCTTCAATCGGCGGGTGATTCAGGCGCAGCTTCAGGCCAAGCCGCCGCTGGCGCTGGCGTTTGCCATTCCCGATCATCCCTGGGTGGATGCGGCGGATGGGGCGCAGGTGCGGATTGCGATGACGGTGGGTGTGGCCGGGGAGTACGAGGGGCGGTTGCTTCAGGTGCGCGAGGAACTTGGAAGCGATCGGGATGGCGTGCAGGTCGAGTTGCTGGAGC comes from the Allochromatium tepidum genome and includes:
- the yrfG gene encoding GMP/IMP nucleotidase; its protein translation is MTTTNDPIDWTQIDTVFLDMDGTLLDLHFDNHFWLEHVPRRYGEARGLSFEAARAELHARYRDIAGTLDWYCVDHWSRELGLDIVLLKREVEHLIAVHPHVPDFLEALAALGKRRVLVTNAHQKTLALKLERTPLAGHLERVISAHDLGIAKESPEFWPAFQAIEPFDPERTLFVDDDLDVLRAARAYGFSQLLAVPAPDSKQPPRRTDEFPAISDFSALLPGLAASAQSTVSGA
- a CDS encoding class I SAM-dependent DNA methyltransferase, whose amino-acid sequence is MPLLDPDIDPAVEAFIARWSSGAGHGGNERANLQMFILELCALLDLPPPDPAGSEHSDNAYVFERKLIERFADGGRTTRAVDCYRRGCFILEGKDTGKRTGSGGWDTAIVKARQQSENYIRCLPPDEGRPPFVVIVDVGRSFTLYAEFSRSGGHYVAFPDARRHTIRLEQLRDPEIRERLRALWLDPLSLDPSRRAGQVTRRIADRLAGLAKSLESDGQAAERVAGFLMRCLLTMFAEDVGLLPERSFTELLKRLQAKPESFAPQLASLWRTMNSGGFAPALDAALPRFNGGLFAEPEVIALSAAQIGLLIQAAEADWREVEPAIFGTLLERALDPRERHKLGAHYTPRAYVERLVLPTVIEPLRAEWAEVQAAALNYHARGRTAEAVAEIRAFHHQLCSTRILDPACGSGNFLYVTLEHMKRLEGEVLEVLGGLVKSGAFELAGLTVDPHQFLGLEVNPRAARIAELVLWIGYLQWHFRTYGNVNPPEPVLRDFHNIRHRDALIDYAAVEPVLDADGRAVTRWDGVTLRVSPVTGEAIPDESARVAQVRYVEPRRAEWPEADFIVGNPPFIGAATMRRALGDGYVEAVRRTWPEVPESADFVMYWWHIAAETVRAGRAKGFGFITTNSIRQTFNRRVIQAQLQAKPPLALAFAIPDHPWVDAADGAQVRIAMTVGVAGEYEGRLLQVREELGSDRDGVQVELLERSGRIFADLKIGANVAGAVPLRANLGLSSPGVKLHGAGFIITPEEARQLGLGAIDGLERHIRAYRNGRDLADKPRGVMVIDLFGLTADEVRERFPTVYQWLLERVKPERDQNNRATYRDNWWLFGEARRDWRTMSAGLPRFIATVETTKHRIFQFLDAAVLPDNMLVNIAGDDALILGILSSRPHVVWALAAGGRLGVGNDPRYNKTRCFETFPFPDATPEQAATIRELAERLDAHRKRRQAAHPELTLTGMYNVLEKLRAGEPLTAKDKTIHAQGLVSLLAELHDALDRAVFAAYGWDDPAERLIGRPGATTPLPDKPEAQTEAEEILLQRLVELNAERAAEEARGRIRWLRPDYQNPDAAPTPEQTTAPLETETDLAPDTETPPRTDTGAPAKLKKRPWPKGMRDQIAAVRETLNDEALTLDALVAGFKDPKKTAPLIADALAALAELGLVQREGERYRMAGSRAGG